GAGGCTGGGCGCAGACCCCGGGAGGCTCAGGGCCGTCAACCCACGCCTGGTCTGCTGCTCGATTTCCGCCTTCGGGCAGGAGGGACCGTATCGCGGCTGGCCGGCCTTCGATCTCGCGCTCCAGGCCATGGGCGGGGCCATGAGCATCACGGGGGAGGAGGGGCGCGCTCCCTTGCGCATGGGCCTGCCCATGGGCGACCTGGCGGGCGGGATGTTCGGCGCGCTCGCCGTGGCCGGGGCGCTGTTCAGGCGGGAGCGGACGGGGCAGGGAGGGATCGTGGACCTCTCGCTCCTGGACTGCCAGGTGTCACTGCTGACCTATCTCGCGCAGTACTTCTGGACCGACGGGAAGGTGCCCGGGCCGATGGGCTCGGGCCACACCTCGGTCGTGCCCTACCAGGCGCTGCCCGCGCGCGACGGCTACCTGGTCGTCGCCATCTTCGCCGAGAAGTTCTGGTCCGGCTTCTGCCGCGCCATGGAGCGGCCGGACATCGCGCGGGACCCGCGCTTCGAGACGAACCTCCAGCGCGCCGCAGCCAGGAGCGCGCTGATCGCGCTGCTGGAGGAGATCTTCGCGACGCGGTCGGTGCACGACTGGCTCGAGGCGCTGCGCCGGGAGGGGGTGCCGGCGGCCCCGATCCAGTCGGTGGGCCAGGTGCTGTCCGACCCTCAGGTCAGGCATCGGCAGATGGTGGTGGAGCTGAGCCACCCTGCCCTGGGTCGCGTGCCAGCGCTCGGCACCCCGATCAAGGTGGACGGGGCGCTGGGGCTCGAGGTGCGGCCGGCGCCGCGGCTGGGGGAGCACACCGAGGAGGTGCTGAGGGGCCTCCTCGCCTACCAGGACGAGCGGGTGGAGTGCCTGAGGCGCGAGGGGGTGGCCCCGTGAGCTTCGACATCATCGGCAAGGCGACGCCCAAGCGGGATGGCCTCGACAAGGTGACGGGCCGGACGCAGTATCTCCACGACCTCGCGCTGCCGCGCCTGGCCCACGGGGCCATCCTGAGGACCGCGTTCCCGCACGCGCGGATTGTGCGCATCGACACCGCTGCCGCCGAGCGCCTGCCCGGCGTCATCGGCGTGATCACGGCCGACGGGGTGGAGCAGCGCCCCTTCGGCTACGCGAAGGACCACCTGGCGCTCAAGGGCGGGCCGGGCAACCGGAAGGTCCGCTGCATCAGGGACGAGATCGCCGCCGTGGCGGCCCAGACGGCGGAGATCGCCCAGGAGGCCCTCGGGCTCATCGAGGTCGAGTACGAGGAGCTACCGGCGGTGTTCGATCTTGACTCCGCCCTCCGCCCGGGCGCGCCGCTCGTGCACGAGGAACTCGGCACGAACCTGGTGACCCTCCGCTACCAGTTCTCCCACGGCGACGTCGAGGCCGGCTTCGCGCGCGCCGCGGCCGTCGCCGAGGGGACGTATCGGCTCACCTACGTGACCACGGCGTGTCTCGGGACCATGGTGTCGATCGCCTCCTGGGGAGCAGATGGCTCGCTCACCATGTGGACGACCACGCAGGTGCCCTTCCTCTACCAGCGCGATCTCGGAGAGGCGCTCGGGATCGGCGGGCACCGGGTGAGGGTGATCCAGCCGCCGGTCGGAGGCAACTTCGGGCGCGGCCTCGACCTCTACCCCATCGACATCATCGCCGCCCTCCTGGCCCGCCATGTCCGGCGGCCCGTCAAGATCGCCTTCGAACGCCTGGAGGAGTTCATCGCGAGCCCGACCCGCGAGCCCTGCGTCATCCACCTCCGGACGGCCGCGGACGCCGCCGGCCGGCTGCTGGCGCGCGAGGCCCGCGTCGTCATCGACAACGGCGCGTACGTCTCCTGGGGCTCGACGACGCCGTACGTCATGCTCTCCACGACGGCAGGACTCTACCGCTGCCCGGCCGTGCGCTTCGACACGACCATCGTCTACACCAACAACCCCTACTCGGGGTCGATGCGAGGCTACGGCAACCTCGAGGCAACCTTCGCCATCGAGGCGCAGATGGACGACCTCGCCGAGCGGCTCGGGATGGACCGGATGGAGATCCGGCGCCGCAACGCGACGAAGACGGGGGACGTGAACCCGCAGGGCAACGTGATCACCTCCTGCGCCATGACCGAGTGCCTGGACACGGTGGAGCGGGCGATCTCGCTGGCGGCACCCGGGGCGACGCGACCCGGCTGGAAGCGCGGTGTCGGGTATGCGGCCATGTTCCACGTGGCCGGCGGCGCGCGCGTGTACCGCTCGGACGGCTGCGGGGCCATCCTCAGACTCGACGACTTCGGCAAGGTGTTGCTGCTCACGGGCGCCAGCGAGATCGGCCAGGGGTCCGAGACCGTGCTCGCCATGATCGTGGCCGAAGAGCTGGGTATCCCGCTGGAGCGCGTGGAGGTGATCAACAGCGACACCTCCGTCAAGCCGTGGGACGTGGGCGTGCACGCCAGCCGGACGACCTTCATCGCGGGCAATGCAGCGCTCCAGGCCGCGCGCTCGCTGAAGCGCAGGCTCCTGGCGCTGGCGGCGGAGGTGATGGACGAGAAGGCCGAGGAGCTCGAGCTCGTCGGGGGACAGGTGCGCGTCCGGGGCCGGCCGGAGCGGAGCGTCCCGTACGAGCGCGTGGTGCGCGCCGGCCACTTCCGTCCCGGCGGCCAGGCGCTCGTCGCCGAGGCGTTCTACGATCCGCCGAACGAGATGCTGTCGAAGGATCTCCGGGGCAATGTCTCGGCGGCCTACGGGTTCGCCGCCCAGGCGGCGCTGGTGGAGGTGAGCGAGGAGACCGGGGAGGTGCGCGTCCTCCGGATCGTCTCCGCTCACGACGTGGGCCGGGCGCTGAACCCCATGGCCGCTGAGGGGCAGATTCACGGCGGGATCCACATGGGGCTGGGCTATGCGCTCAGCGAAGCGCTGCTGATCCAGGAGGGACGGGTACTCAACCCGCAGTTCATGGAGTATGCGCTCTTCCAGGCGACCGACATGCCGGAGATCGACGTGCGCCTGATCGAGACAGTGGACCAGAGCGGCCCCTTCGGCGCCAAGGGCCTGGGTGAGTCCGGGGTGATCCCGGTGTCGGCAGCCATCGCCAACGCGGTCAAGGACGCCATCGGCGTGCGCTTCACCGAGCTTCCCATCACCCCCCAGCGCGTTCACGCCGCCCTGGTCGCGGCGCGTAGCACAGGACGGGCGCCCCGATGAGCGCCAAAGGCGCGAAGAGGCCAAACCGCAGGCGCGAAGAGGCCAAACCGCAACGCAGACTCTTCGACGTTCAAGCAAGAGGAAAACAGCAGCCCATGACCGAGCAGCCGACCCCGAGCCTGCTGGGGGAGCTCCGAGACGACGGCCACGGCCGGCTCCTGTATCGGGGATCGCGCTTCCTGCTGATCCGTCCCGAGACGCTGGTGGCCGTCCAGCGCGCCGTGGAGACGGCCGCCGGCTCCGGGGCGGCGGAGTGCTTCGCCGCCGGGGGCCGGGTGGGCGGCGCCCGCGCCGCCGCGGCTGTGGCCGGGGACGCCCGCGGGCGACTGGACCTGCTCGTGAAGATGGGACGGGAGCTGGGCTGGGGGGAGTTCGGCGTGGAGGCCTGGAGCCCGGTGGGGTTCGTCATCACGGTGAAGCACTCCCCCTTCGCCGAGGCCCATGGCCGGAGTCAGCGGCCCGTGTGCCACCTCATCCGCGGCGTCGTCGAGTCCTTCGCCGAGCAGCTCCTGGGTCGCCCGATGCAGGTCAGCGAGGCCAGCTGCGAGGCGGCCGGCGGCCCGGTCTGCCGCTTCGAGGCGCGGGCGTGACACGGGGGTCGCTCCGCGTCGGCATCACCACCATGGCGACGGAGCCGCCCGACCGCTTCCGCGCGCTGGTCCAGTTCACCGAGGAGAGCGGGTTCGACGAGCTGTGGGTCTGCGACTCGTCGCTGCACGCCCGCGACGTGTATGCTTCTCTCGCGCTCGTGGCGACGGGCTCACGACGTCTTCGCTTCGGTCCCAACTGCACGGTGGCCGGCCCCGCAGGGCTCTGGATCGAGCGTCTCACCGACGTGGTCGCCCGCGGCATCCGCCACCTGAACATCCTCCTCCTGAGTGCCGACAAGCTCTCCATGGTGAAAGACCTCGGAGAGAAGGTCCTGCCAGACCTCCGGGCCCTCTGAGATGGCCTACCGGATCGGAGTGGATGTGGGGGGGACCTTCACTGACTTCCTCCTGCACCATCACGGAGAGGTCCCGGTGGTCGCCAAGACGCCGAGCACGCCCGAGGATCTATCGGAGGGCTTCCTCGTGGGTCTCGGCGAGCTCGCCGCGGCCAAGGGCATGGGGCTGAGGGAGTTCCTCGGCCGCGTGGACGTGATCGTCCACGGAACCACGGTGACGACGAACGCGGTGCTCACGGGCTCCGTCGCACGGGTAGGGCTGCTCACGACGCGAGGCTTCCGCGACGCCCTGGCCATGCGCCGGGGCATCCGCGAGGCCCAGTACGACAACCGGTGCGCCCCCCCCACGCCGCTGGTGCCGCGCTGGCTCCGCCTGCCCGTGACGGAGCGGGTGGAGGTGTCGGGCGAGGTCACGACGCCCCTCGAGCCGGAGAGTCTCGAGGCGGCGCTCGCGGGGCTCCGCGAGGCCGGCATCGAGGCGGTGGCAATCTGCTTCCTGCACGCCTGGGCCAACCCCGCCCACGAGATCCTCGCCGAGACGCGGGCGCTGGCGGCGCTGCCGGGCGCCTACGTGTCCCGCTCCTCGGCCCTCGTGCCCCAGATCCGCTTCACCGAACGCGTGAGCACCACGGTGCTCAACGCCGCCGTGGGCCCGGTGCTGTGCCGCTACCTCGACCGGCTCGGCGCGCGGCTGGGCGAGGTGGGGTTCCGCGGTGTGCTCCTGATCATGCAATCCAACGGGGGCGTGGCGGAGCCGGCGGCGGTACGGGCGGCGGCGGCCAGCACGCTCTTCTCCGGGCCCGCGGCGGCACCCACGGCCGCCCTCGCGTACGCGACGCCCCACGGCGTTCGCGACTTCCTCACCGTGGACATGGGGGGTACGTCCTTCGACGTGTGCCTGGTTCGGGACGGCGCGGCAGCCATGACCACCGAGGGGCGCATCGCGCGCTATCCCTTCGGCCTCGCCGCGCTGGCCATCCACACCATCGGCGCCGGGGGGGGCTCCATCGGCTGGCTGGACGACGGAGGGCTCCTGCGCATGGGGCCCCGGAGCGCCGGAGCCGTCCCGGGACCCGCCTGCTACGGCCGCGGGGGAATCCCGCCGACGTGCACCGACGCCGACCTGCTGCTCGGCAGCCTCCGCGCGGAGCGCTTCCTGGGCGGCCGGCTGCGCCTGGACGCGGCGGCGGCGTGGCGCGCGGTGGAGACACTGGCGGGCCCGCTCCGGCTGTCCGTGGAGGAGACGGCCGCAGGCATGGTGCAGGTGATCGACGCCAACATGGCTGCCGGGATCCGCCACGTGACAGTGGAGCGGGGACACGACCCGCGGGAATTCCTCCTGGTGGTCGGCGGCGGCGCGGGCCCGGTCCACGCCGCGGGGATCGCCGCCGAGCTGGGGCTCACGCGCATCCTGGTGCCGCGCGGCTCGCCCATCTTCTGTGCTGGGGGGCTCCTGCTCTCCGACCTCCGCCACGATCTCGTCCAGACCTACGTGACGCCCTTCGAGCGAGCCGAAGGTAACAGGCTGCGCGCCATCGTGGCTTCCCTCGGACGCCAAGGGCGCGACGCGGCCGGCGCCGAGCGGATCGGCGAGGGGCAGGTGACGCTCTCCTTCGCCTGCGACGTCCGGTATCTCGGCCAGTACCACGAGCTGGCGGTGCCCTGGCTCCCGGACGAGGCGCAGGAGGGTGACCTCGGCGGAGTCGCGAAGCGCTTCCACGAGACGCATGACCGGCTCTATGGCTACGCGCTCCCGGATACGCCGCTCGAGCTGGTGAATGTCCGCGGGGTGGCCCTCGGGGTCACGGAGAAGCCCGCGCTGCCCGAGGTCCCGCCAGGGACGGGGGACGGGGCGCGGCGCGGCCGCCGTCCTGTGTGGATGGGCGAGGCCCGAGCCTTTGCGGAGACGGTTGTCTACGAGGGCGAGGCCCTCGGGGCGGGCGCGCGTCTGTCGGGACCCGCGGTGGTGGAGCTCGACACCACCACGGTGGTCGTCCCTCCCGCATGGCGCCTCGAAACCGACCGCCACGGTTCCTTCCTCCTGGACCGGCTCGCGTGAGCGCCGATCCAGTCTTCGCCTCCGTCCTCGAGCGGAGGCTCAAGGCCATCACGGAGGAGATGGGGCTGACGCTGCTCCGCACCACGCGCTCGCCCATCCTCAGCGAGGCGCGGGACTTCGTCACCGGCCTCTACGGCCCGCGCGGGGAGATCCTCGCCCAGTCGGAGTACATCCCGATCCTGGCCTTTGCGCTGCAGCCCGCCTGCCGCGCCGTGATCGCCGCCTTCCGCGACGACGTCCACCCGGGCGATGTCTTCCTCCACAACGACGTCTTCTCGGGGGGAAACCAGAACAACGACGTGGCGGTGTTCCGGCCGGTCTTCGTCGACGGGCGGGTGGCGGCCTGGGCCGCGACCACGGGGCACCAGGCCGACATCGGCGGCGCTCAGGCGGGGGGCTACAACCCCAGGGCCACGGAGGTGTGGCAGGAGGCGCTCAGGATCCCGCCGCTCAGGATCGTCGAGAGGGGGGCGGTGCGGGACGATGTCTGGCGGCTGGTGTTCTCGAACGTGCGACTGCCCATCGTGGAGCAGGACATCCGTGCCCAGATGGGCGGCACCGTGGTGGGCGAGCGGGGGTTGATGGAGCTGTACCGGCGCCACGGGGCGGCCAGGGTGGAGGAGCACATCCGCTACCTCTTCGACGCGGCCGAGCGGCGCATGCGCACGGAGCTGTCGCACATCCCCGACGGGACCTGGGTGGGCGAGAGCACGGTCTTCTACGACGGGCATCACGACGGCAGCCGGCACCCGATCCGCGTGACCATCCAGACGCGGGGCGGCGAGATCAGCCTGGACTACGCGGGCACCGCGCCCCAGACACCGGGCTTCGTCAACGCGCCCTATGCCTCCTCCTTCTCGGCAATCCTGCTGACGCTTCTGATGCTCGTGGATCCCGACATCCCACACAACGAGGGCATCCTCCGGCCGATCCGCGTCCACATCCCGGCCGGGTGCATCCTGAACGCGGACTTCCCGGCGGCGACGACCTTCGGCAACACGCTGGCCGGGCCGCATTCCGATGCGATCTTCCGGGCCCTGGCGCCGGCCATGCCCGAGCGCGTGTCAGCCGGGTGGAACCGGATGCTCGGGATGACCGTGGCGGGAATGGACCCGCGCGCCGGCCGCCGCTACGTGGACATTCTGTTCCTGGCGCTCAAGGGCGGGTCGGGGGCCGTGGCTGGCTGCGACGGCTACGACCATATTGGGCTCATCAACACGGCGGGCGGTCTCCTGGCGCAGGACTACGAGATGCTGGAGGTCCAGACCCCCCATCGGCTGCTGCGCCACGAGTACCAGACCGACTCGGCGGGAGCGGGACGCTGGCGCGGCGGCTGCGGTGTGGAGACGGAACTCGAGATCCACGGCGACGAGGTGACAGGGATCGTCTTCGGCGACGGCGTGGACGAGGAGGCGCGGGCCTTCGGGCTCTTCGGCGGTCACTCGGGCGGCCTCAATCGGATCGAGCTCCGGACGCCGGCGGGACAGCTCCTGGCACCCCGCTCGAAGGATGTGATCGCCATCCCGCGCGGCAGCCTCTTCCGGCAGGCCGCGGGCGGCGGCGGCGGCCACGGCGATCCCCGGGAGCGTCCGGCCAGTCTCGTGGCGGACGAGGTGCGGGACGGCCTGATCTCGGTGGAGGCAGCCCGGCGGGACTACGGCGTCTGGGTGGACCCGGACACGCTGGCGTCGGACGAGGCGCGCACGGCCGCGCTCAGGGCCCGGCCGGGGGGGGCCGCATGAGCGCGGCTGCCGTGGTTCACGTCGTCGTCAGCGGGCTGGCCACGGGGAGCATCTACGCCCTGATGGCGCTGGCACTGGTGATCATCTACAACGCCACGCGGACGCTCAACTTCGCCCAGGGGGAGATGCTGATGGTCTCGACCTTCGTGGCCTGGGCGGCCCAGCGCGCCTGGCAGCTCCCCCTGCCGGTCACGCTGCTGGTGGCGGCCGCGGCCGGCGCCGGCGTGGCGCTCGTCTTCGAGCGCGCGATCATCCGCCGCTCCATCGCCGCCACCCACTGGGACGTGCTCATCATCACGGTGGGGCTGTCGCTGATGCTGCGCGCTGCGGCGGGGCTGATCTGGACGCACGAGGACTTCGCCTTCCCCTCCTTCTTCGGCAACCGCCCCATGGTGGTGGGTCCGATCAGGCTGGCGCCCGTATCGCTGGGAATCATCGGCGGCTCGCTCCTTCTCATGCTGGGGCTCTACGTTCTCTTCACCCACACGCGCATCGGGCGGGCCATGCGCGCGGTGGCGCAGAACCAGCGGGCGGCGCGGCTCATGGGGATCAGCGTCGAGCGCATGTACTCGCTGTCATGGGTGCTCGCGGGGGTGGTGGGTGCCATCGCAGGCGTCCTCGTCGCGCCGGTGACCTTCCTCTCCACGAAGATGGGGCTCGTCGTGATCAACGGCTTCACGGCGGCGGTGATCGGGGGCTTCGGCTCCATGCCGGGGGCCGTGGCGGGGGGGATGCTGCTGGGCGTGATCGAGAACCTGGCGCCGCTGTACCTGCCCTCGGGAATCCGCTACTCCGTCCCCTTCCTGGTCTTGATCGCCATCCTCCTGATCCGCCCGGCGGGGCTCTTCGGTCGGGTCGAGCAGAGGAAGGTCTGATGCGGCGGTGGGCGCTGGGCGCGGCGGCGGCAGGGCTGCTCGCCTGGCCCTGGGTGGCGCCCCGGTACCTGATCTTCCTCGCCAGTCTCGTGCTGGTCAACGCGGTGGTGGCCATCGGCCTCAATCTCCTGAGCGGCTATACGAATCAGCTCTCCTTCGGCCACGCGGGCTTCCTCGCCATCGGGGCCTATGCCGCCGCGCTGCTCACCATCCACGCCCCCACGGTGCCGGTGATCGTCACGCTCGCGGCGGCGGGAGCAGTCACGGCGGCGGTCGGGCTCGGCTTCGGCGTGCCGTGCTTGAGGCTCGGCGGGCTCTATCTCAGCATGGCGACGCTGGCGTTCGGCTTCGTGGTGTCCGAGGTCATCCTGAGCCTGGACGGGCTGACCCTGGGGGCCGACGGCCTGCGCGTCCCGGCGGGCCGTCTCGCGGGCTTCACGCTGGCGACGGACACCGCGCGCTACTACCTGACGGCGGCTGTGGCCGCAGCGCTCGTGGCCGCGGCCGTCAACCTGACGCGGAGTCGGGTGGGCCGCGCCTTCCTCGCCATCCGGGAGAGCGAGGTGGCGGCCCAGGCCAGCGGCGTCTCGCTGGCTGCCTACAAGACCGCCGCCTTCGGCGTCTCGGCCTTCTACACGGGCGTGGCCGGCGGGCTCTTCGCCTTCGTGGTCGGCTTCCTCTCGCCCGATGCCTTCGATGTCTTCCTCTCCGTGGACTTCGTCGTCATGATCATCCTCGGCGGGCTCGGCTCGGTACCGGGCTCGATCGCGGGCGCGGCCGTCGTGACGGTACTGCACGACTGGCTGGCCGCCTTCCAGAACTTCCGGCCCCTCATCTTCGGCGCGATCCTCATCGCCTGCATGCTCTTCATGCCCGGCGGGATGGCACACGCGCTGAGGCCGCCGGGGCGCCGGTGACCCACACCCGACAGAGGAGGACGTCCATGCGACTCATCCTTTCGCTCCTCACCGCGGCGCTGGCCCTCGGGGCAAGCGCGCCCGCCCTCGCCCAGCAGGGAGTCACCGACACGGAGATCGTGGTCGGCTGCTCCAACTCGTTCTCGGGTCCGCTGGCATTCACGGGCGAGCAGCTGACGAAGTTCGGCATCGACCTCTACTTCAAGGGCGTCAATGATGCCGGCGGCATCCACGGCCGGAAGGTGCGCACGGTCTACTACGACGACGGCTACCGGCCGCAGGACGCCGTCGCCAACACGAGGAAGCTGGTGGAGCAGGACAGGGTGTTCGCGATCCTGGCCTCGCAGGGGACGGCCCCCGTCGCGGCCACCGTGGGCTACCTCGAGGAGAACCGCGTCCCCCTCCTCTTCCCGTACCAGGGCTCCACCGTGACGCGCGGGAAGAAGTACGTCCTCAATGGCATGACGCTCTACGACCGCCAGGCGCGGATGATGGTGGACTACCTGGTGGGGCAGCGCAGGCTCAAGACCTTCGCAGCGATCTACCAGGACGACGAGTACGGCCGGGCCTTCCTGGGCCCGTTCGAGAAGGACCTGGCGCGCCACGGGCTCAAGCTCGCGGCGGCGGAGCCCGTCAAGCGGGGGGCCACGGATGTGAGCGCCCAGATCGCCAAGCTCCAGGCCGCCAGGCCCCAGGTGACCTTCCTCGTGCTCACCCCAGGGCCGGGGGCCCAGGCACTCAAGGAACGGCAGAAGATCGGCTGGACCGACACGCTGATGGTCTCCTCCGGGCCGCTCACCGACGAGCGCTTCCTGGGGCTCGCCGGCGAGGCCGCGGAGGGGACCGAGGGGCTGTCCCTCTGGCCTGACCCGCTGACCTCCGAGCTCCCCGGTGTCCGCGCCTACCGGGAGGCGCTCCGGAAGTTCGCGGCCAAGGCCGAGCCCAACCGCTACGCGCTCCACGGCTACGTCGCGGCCATGGTGTTCACCGAGGCGGCCAAGCGGGCCGGCAAGGGCCTGACGCGCGAGTCGCTCATGACCGCGCTCACGTCGATCAAGGCCTTCGAGACCGGCATCCTGCCGCCGATCAGCATCGGGGCCGACCTCGAGCCGCTCAAGCAGGGCTTCTGGGTGCGCATGGAGAAGGGGCGCTTCAAGCCCCTCACGGACTGGCTCAAGTCGGAGTGACCGTGGCCCTCCTCAGCGTCGAGGATCTCTCCATCGCCTTCGGCGGCCTCGCCGCCCTGTCCGGCGTGACCCTCGAGGTCAACGAGGGGGAGATCTTCGCGCTGATCGGGCCCAACGGCGCTGGCAAGACCACGGTGTTCAACGTGCTGACCGGTCTCTACCGCCCGACGGCCGGCCGCGTCGCCTATGCCGGGACCGACCTGCTGCGTCTGGCTCCCCACGAGATCGCCCGCCGCGGGGTGGGGCGCACCTTCCAGAACACCGAGGTCTTTCGCCAGCTGACGGCGCTGGAGAACGTGCTCATCGGCGAGCACGGGCAGCTCCGGAGCTCGCTGTGGAGCGCAGCGCTGGGGCTACCCAGGGTGCGCCGGGAGGAGGCGGCGGCCCGGCGGCGGGCGCTCGAGCTGCTCGAGCGCTTCGGGCTCCGGGACGCCGCGGAGGTGGAGGCGGGGAGTCTCCCGCTCGGGAGCCAGAAGCGCCTGGAGATCGCCCGGGCGCTTGCCTCCGGACCCCGCCTCCTCCTGCTGGACGAGCCCGCGGGCGGCCTCAACCCCACGGAGACGCGGACGCTCATGGAGCTGATCTGCGCGCTGCGGGAGGGGCTCAAGCTCACCGTTATGGTGGTCGAGCACGACATGGACCTGGTCATGGCCATCTCGGACCGGATCGCGGTCCTGGACTACGGGCGGAAGATCGCGGAGGGCAAGCCGCGCGAGATCGCGGCGGACCCCGCGGTGATCGAGGCCTATCTGGGCAGAGATGAAGCCGACGCTTGAGCTCGAGGAGGTCAGTGTGTACTACGGCAAGCGCCGGGCGCTCGAGGGGGTCTCGCTCCAGCTCGGCGAGGGAGAGATCGTCACGCTCCTCGGGGCCAACGGGGCGGGGAAGTCCACGACGCTCCGGGCGGTGTCGGGCCTCGTCCGGCCCTTGCGCGGGCGCATCCTCTACGACGGCCGCGACGTCACGGGCTGGCCGGCGGATGCCATCGTGGCGGCGGGCATCGGGCATGTGCCCGAGGGGCGGGACCTCTTTCCCGAGTTCACGGTGCTTGATAACCTCCTCGTCGGCGGCCACACGGTGGGGCGGCGGGAGCTGGCCGCCCGGCTCGAGCTGGGCTTCGAGCTGTTCCCCCTCCTCCGCGAGCGGAAGCGGCAGCGGGCCGGGACCCTGTCGGGGGGCGAGCAGCAGATGCTGGCCATGGCGCGGGCCCTGGTGTCCCGGCCGCGCGTCCTCCTGCTGGACGAGCCGTCACTGGGGCTGGCCCCCATACTCACGCGGGAGATCTTCCGCGTGATCCGGCAGATCAACCAGCGGGGGGTGTCCGTGCTGCTCGTGGAGCAGAACGCGCGCCGCGCGCTGGGCGTGGCTGACCGCGGCTACGTGCTCGAGACCGGGCGGCTCGTGGTCGCGGGCCCCTCGCGGGAGCTGCTGGAGGACCAGCGGGTGCGCACCGCCTATCTCGGCCTCAGCCCGCCGGGCGCCGGCGCGGACAAGGGAGAGTGAGCGCATGGTCCGCTTCACCCCGGAACAGGAGGAGTTCAGGAAGTCGGTGGCCCGCTTCGTGGCCGCCGAGGTCGCGCCTGCCGCGGCGGCCATGGACGACCGGGCGGAGTTCCCCAGGGCGCTCTTCCGTCGTCTCGGGGAGCTCGGGTACCTGGGGCTGCGCTATCCCGAGGCCTACGGCGGCGCCGGCTGCGACATGGTCACCTACTGCCTCTTCGCCGAGGAGCTGGCCCT
Above is a window of Candidatus Rokuibacteriota bacterium DNA encoding:
- a CDS encoding molybdopterin-dependent oxidoreductase, with translation MPEARGGGPVSFDIIGKATPKRDGLDKVTGRTQYLHDLALPRLAHGAILRTAFPHARIVRIDTAAAERLPGVIGVITADGVEQRPFGYAKDHLALKGGPGNRKVRCIRDEIAAVAAQTAEIAQEALGLIEVEYEELPAVFDLDSALRPGAPLVHEELGTNLVTLRYQFSHGDVEAGFARAAAVAEGTYRLTYVTTACLGTMVSIASWGADGSLTMWTTTQVPFLYQRDLGEALGIGGHRVRVIQPPVGGNFGRGLDLYPIDIIAALLARHVRRPVKIAFERLEEFIASPTREPCVIHLRTAADAAGRLLAREARVVIDNGAYVSWGSTTPYVMLSTTAGLYRCPAVRFDTTIVYTNNPYSGSMRGYGNLEATFAIEAQMDDLAERLGMDRMEIRRRNATKTGDVNPQGNVITSCAMTECLDTVERAISLAAPGATRPGWKRGVGYAAMFHVAGGARVYRSDGCGAILRLDDFGKVLLLTGASEIGQGSETVLAMIVAEELGIPLERVEVINSDTSVKPWDVGVHASRTTFIAGNAALQAARSLKRRLLALAAEVMDEKAEELELVGGQVRVRGRPERSVPYERVVRAGHFRPGGQALVAEAFYDPPNEMLSKDLRGNVSAAYGFAAQAALVEVSEETGEVRVLRIVSAHDVGRALNPMAAEGQIHGGIHMGLGYALSEALLIQEGRVLNPQFMEYALFQATDMPEIDVRLIETVDQSGPFGAKGLGESGVIPVSAAIANAVKDAIGVRFTELPITPQRVHAALVAARSTGRAPR
- a CDS encoding LLM class flavin-dependent oxidoreductase, which produces MTRGSLRVGITTMATEPPDRFRALVQFTEESGFDELWVCDSSLHARDVYASLALVATGSRRLRFGPNCTVAGPAGLWIERLTDVVARGIRHLNILLLSADKLSMVKDLGEKVLPDLRAL
- a CDS encoding CoA transferase; its protein translation is MTLFSGVRVLDLSRMLAGPYGSMLMADLGAEVIKIEEPDGGDPMRGMGPPFLPNGESAYFLSINRNKKSVALDLTQEAGRAVLRDLARVADVVWDNFRPGVLARLGADPGRLRAVNPRLVCCSISAFGQEGPYRGWPAFDLALQAMGGAMSITGEEGRAPLRMGLPMGDLAGGMFGALAVAGALFRRERTGQGGIVDLSLLDCQVSLLTYLAQYFWTDGKVPGPMGSGHTSVVPYQALPARDGYLVVAIFAEKFWSGFCRAMERPDIARDPRFETNLQRAAARSALIALLEEIFATRSVHDWLEALRREGVPAAPIQSVGQVLSDPQVRHRQMVVELSHPALGRVPALGTPIKVDGALGLEVRPAPRLGEHTEEVLRGLLAYQDERVECLRREGVAP
- a CDS encoding hydantoinase/oxoprolinase family protein, with the protein product MAYRIGVDVGGTFTDFLLHHHGEVPVVAKTPSTPEDLSEGFLVGLGELAAAKGMGLREFLGRVDVIVHGTTVTTNAVLTGSVARVGLLTTRGFRDALAMRRGIREAQYDNRCAPPTPLVPRWLRLPVTERVEVSGEVTTPLEPESLEAALAGLREAGIEAVAICFLHAWANPAHEILAETRALAALPGAYVSRSSALVPQIRFTERVSTTVLNAAVGPVLCRYLDRLGARLGEVGFRGVLLIMQSNGGVAEPAAVRAAAASTLFSGPAAAPTAALAYATPHGVRDFLTVDMGGTSFDVCLVRDGAAAMTTEGRIARYPFGLAALAIHTIGAGGGSIGWLDDGGLLRMGPRSAGAVPGPACYGRGGIPPTCTDADLLLGSLRAERFLGGRLRLDAAAAWRAVETLAGPLRLSVEETAAGMVQVIDANMAAGIRHVTVERGHDPREFLLVVGGGAGPVHAAGIAAELGLTRILVPRGSPIFCAGGLLLSDLRHDLVQTYVTPFERAEGNRLRAIVASLGRQGRDAAGAERIGEGQVTLSFACDVRYLGQYHELAVPWLPDEAQEGDLGGVAKRFHETHDRLYGYALPDTPLELVNVRGVALGVTEKPALPEVPPGTGDGARRGRRPVWMGEARAFAETVVYEGEALGAGARLSGPAVVELDTTTVVVPPAWRLETDRHGSFLLDRLA
- a CDS encoding hydantoinase B/oxoprolinase family protein; protein product: MAPRNRPPRFLPPGPARVSADPVFASVLERRLKAITEEMGLTLLRTTRSPILSEARDFVTGLYGPRGEILAQSEYIPILAFALQPACRAVIAAFRDDVHPGDVFLHNDVFSGGNQNNDVAVFRPVFVDGRVAAWAATTGHQADIGGAQAGGYNPRATEVWQEALRIPPLRIVERGAVRDDVWRLVFSNVRLPIVEQDIRAQMGGTVVGERGLMELYRRHGAARVEEHIRYLFDAAERRMRTELSHIPDGTWVGESTVFYDGHHDGSRHPIRVTIQTRGGEISLDYAGTAPQTPGFVNAPYASSFSAILLTLLMLVDPDIPHNEGILRPIRVHIPAGCILNADFPAATTFGNTLAGPHSDAIFRALAPAMPERVSAGWNRMLGMTVAGMDPRAGRRYVDILFLALKGGSGAVAGCDGYDHIGLINTAGGLLAQDYEMLEVQTPHRLLRHEYQTDSAGAGRWRGGCGVETELEIHGDEVTGIVFGDGVDEEARAFGLFGGHSGGLNRIELRTPAGQLLAPRSKDVIAIPRGSLFRQAAGGGGGHGDPRERPASLVADEVRDGLISVEAARRDYGVWVDPDTLASDEARTAALRARPGGAA
- a CDS encoding branched-chain amino acid ABC transporter permease, with protein sequence MSAAAVVHVVVSGLATGSIYALMALALVIIYNATRTLNFAQGEMLMVSTFVAWAAQRAWQLPLPVTLLVAAAAGAGVALVFERAIIRRSIAATHWDVLIITVGLSLMLRAAAGLIWTHEDFAFPSFFGNRPMVVGPIRLAPVSLGIIGGSLLLMLGLYVLFTHTRIGRAMRAVAQNQRAARLMGISVERMYSLSWVLAGVVGAIAGVLVAPVTFLSTKMGLVVINGFTAAVIGGFGSMPGAVAGGMLLGVIENLAPLYLPSGIRYSVPFLVLIAILLIRPAGLFGRVEQRKV